The genomic stretch AGATGATCGCGCTTTCAATAGCGGTCTCCTGGATCTGCATCGTCTGGCTGGCCCTGCTGGACCGACAGACCCGCTGGGTCCTCTGGGACGGCTGGGGACTGCCCTCAGTCCGCTGGGAGTGGCCCCGGCTGCGGGGACGACGATCCAGCCCGCGCGAAGACACCACCGAAGACACCACTGAAGACACCGACGACGACGGCGCGGCCGCCAGTCCCGCCGAAGCCGGAAGTCCCGCGGCTGTCACCGCGCCCGCGGCCCGGGGTAAGTCCGGCGGCTCACCGCTGAAGAATCCAGGCGCCGCACCCGCGGGAGAGGAGAGCGCCCCCGGTGCGCGCTAATCCCGTCTCACGCAACGCGCTGCGCGCCCGGTCCTTCCTGGGCCAGTGGCCACCGACCGCCTGGCTGATCGGCGGAGAGGAGGCCGCCGCCTCACACACCGCACGGCAGGGCCTGCTCGCCTCGATCATGATCATGCTCGGGTCCTGGGGGGTCGGCTGGCTGGCCATGACCCCGCAGTCGCTGCTCGCGCTGAACCCGGTGCTGCTGCCGCTGCGCACGACGACGGCGGGAGTCATCACCTGTACGGTGCTGCTGGTCCTGGGAGCGCTGCTGCTGCTGCGATCCTGGCTGCGACTCTCACAGCGGGTGGGCTCCTGGTCCGCCCGGACCACACCGCTGATGCGCCGAACGCTGCTGATGTGGGCCACGCCGCTGATGTTCACCCTGCCGATCTTCTCCCGCGACGTCTACTCCTACCTGGCCCAGGGCCGGGTGCTGCACGCAGGGCTCAATCCCTATGAACATGGCGTCTCGGAGCTGCCCGGCTGGTTCATGGAGGGAGCCGATGGGCTCTGGGCGGAATCTCCCTCGCCCTACGGTCCGCTGTTCCTGGTGCTCGCGCAGCTGGTCTGGTTCCTCTCCGGGGGGATCCCCGAGGTCGCGATCGCGATGTTCCGGGCGCTCTCACTGCTCGGGATCGCGCTGATGCTCTATTGCATCCCGCGCCTGGCGAAGGCCTTCGGCTCGGAGCCCTCCTGGGCGCTCTGGGTGTGCCTGCTGAACCCGCTGACCCTGCTGGTCTTCATCCCGGCGGCGCATAACGACGCCTTGATGATCGGGCTGATGCTCGCCGGCACGCTCGCCGGGCTGCGGAGGAAACGCCTGCTGTGCATCGTGTTCTTGGTCGCGGCGATCGCGGTGAAGCCCATCGCGATGGTGGTGCTGCCCTTCATCCTGCTGCTGCCGCTGCGCGACACCGCCGCGCTGCGAGACCGGTTCCGCGAATGGGCGATCGGCGGCACCGCGGCCGCTGTGCTGCTGATCGCCGGCGGCGCGGCGCTGGGCATCGGGCTGGGCTGGATCGCCTCCGCGCTCGGTGCGGGTGCCGCAGTGCTGCAGGCCGCCCCGGTGGGGCTGCTGGGGATCGGGATCGGCGCCGCCGCGGAAGCACTCACCGGAGTCGAGGCCGCCAGGGTCACGCAGATCATCTACACCCTGGCCCGCGCCGCAGCCGGAGGCGTGCTCGCGTGGATGCTGCTGCGCCGCGCCGTCGGGAACCCGGTCCTCTGGGCCGGCTACGGCCTGACCCTGGTGGTGCTGACCTCCTCGATCATCCAACCCTGGTACCTGCTCTGGCTGCTGCCGTTCTACGCAGTGGTCCATGTCTACCGCGGACGAGTCCTGGTCCTGGTCACCACGGTCTTCACCGTGATGGTGCTGCTCTCCATGGTCGGGCAGCTCTCGGTGGCGCAATGGATCGACGCGGCAGCGATTCACACCATCGCCATCACCGTGGTGACGCTGTACCTGATCTACGTGGTCTTCCTGGACCCCAACACCACCGACTTCTTCGACATGCGGCGCCGCTCCCAGCGCTGGAATGCGCAGCACGGGTGGCAGCGGCTGAGAGGATTGACCCCGCCGCGCACCTCCTGGGCGGCCGAGGACATCTACGAGAAGGACACCCCGTGAAGCTCCCCGGCTCCCGACTGCTCTGGCTGCTGCTCGCCGCCACCACCCTCGGCGCTGCGCTCTCCGTGGTGGCGGTGCAATGGTGCCGGGTCAACGGCTGGACCGACCCTGACCAGCACATCCACATGTGTTACTCCGACTTCTCGCTGCTGTTCAGCCAGCGCGGGCTCGCCGAGGGCCTGTTCCCCTTCGTCGACGACGTCCCAGCCGATCAGGTCATGGAGTACCCGGTGCTGCTGGTGATGGTCGCCGGAGTGCTCGCCCTGCTGGTCCCCGGGGAAGGCATCACCGACGAGCGCATCCTGGCCTTCTACGACCTCAACCACTTCGCCGTGGTCCTGTGCTGGCTCGGGGTGGTGCTGGCCACGGCCTACTCCACCGCTGGGAATCGCCGGCAGGACGCGCTGATGGTCGCCCTGGCGCCGGGGATCATCCTCTCGCTCTCGATCAACTGGGACATGTGGGCGGTGTTCCTGGGCGCGCTCGCGCTGCTGCTCTGGGGCCGGTCGCATCCGATCTGGGCCGGTGTGCTGATCGGCCTGGGCGCGGCGATGAAGCTCTATCCGCTGTTCTTCCTGGGCGCGATCCTGGTGCTCTGCCTGCGCAGCGGGCGGCTGCGCTGCTTCGCCGCGACGACGCTCGCCGCAGCGCTCACCTGGCTGGCGGTGAACCTGCCGTTCATGATCCTGCAGTTCGAGCAGTGGTCCACCTTCTACCGGTTCTCCTCCGAGCGAGACGTCAGCTTCTCCTCAGTGTGGCTGTTCTTCACCTGGCTGCCCTTGGACGGCGCCGGGTTCTCCCTGCTCTCCAACGGCCTCTTCCTGGTGTGCTGCCTCGGCGTGGCCTACCTCGGCTGGGCGGCGCCGACCCGGCCTCGGATGGCGCAGCTGTGCTTCCTGATCGTGGCCAGCTTCCTGCTGCTGGGCAAGGTGTACTCACCGCAGTTCGTGATGTGGCTGATCCCGCTGCTGGTGCTGGCCCGCCCCAAGGTCCGCGGATACCTGGTGTGGCAGGCCGCAGAAGTCTTCCACTGGGTCTCGGTGTGGATGATGAGCGCGAAGATCACCTCCGGCGGAGAGTTCGCCGGGGGCACCGAGCTGATCGACTGGGCCTACCACCTTGGGATACTCGCCCATATGGCCACTTTGATCTACCTGATGGTCCAGGTGGTCCGCGAGATCCTGGACCCCGAGAAGGACATCCTCCGGTCCCCGGCACCGGCCGTGCAGGGACCGGGGCAGGACGACGACGTCGCGCGCAGCGCCCACCAGCCCACCGAGCCGGCGCGGGGTCCGGCGCCGGCCACGGCGGCCACGGCGGCCCCGGTGTTGACCGACCCGGTGTTGACCGACCCGCTGGGCGGAGTCACCGGGGGACACCCCGATGTCTTCGGCCTGCCTGGCCTGGGCCGGAAGACCTCACTGAGGCTGCGCTGGTGAGCCGAGGGCCTGCGCCCTGCGCCGGGCAGGCCAGGCTCCGACGGGGGAGACGCTGATGGTGGCGATGCTCGCCGTGATCGGCCCGATGTTCCTGGTGATCGGCGTGGGCTTCGCCGCGGGGTTCATCCCGCGTTTTCGCAGCGGCCAGGACCACCTCAACGGCTTCCTGTTCTACTTCGCGCTGCCCACCTTCATCTACACCGCCATGGTCACCGCACCGCCCACCGCGGGCTTCCCGGTGCTCGCGGTGCTCATCGTCGCCGTGGTGACCCCGCTGGTCTCCATCGCGCTGTACTACGCCAGCTCGCTCTTCGGGGCCCGCGGCCGGGAAGGCGCCGCGGCCACCTCACTGGCTGGCAGCTTCGGCAACGTCGGGTACTTCGGGATCCCGGTCTCGATCAGCGTGCTGGGGCCCGAGGCCGGCCTGGCCGCCGGAATCGTGCACATGCTGCACAACCTGATCTACCTCAACGGCTACCCGCTGGTCCGCACCGTCGTGACCGCCCGCGCGGAGCGGCGATCTGCCGAGGACCACCGATCTGCCGCCGGGTCAGCGCCTGAGACTCCTGAAAGGATCGGAGGACTCAGCGGGGTCTGGCATCTGCTGCGCACCCAGATCGGACCGATCCTGAAACGGGCGCTGCTGCTCAACCCGGTGTTCATCGCCATGGCGCTGGCGCTGCTGGTGGTCTTCAGCCCGTTGCGGCTGCCGGCGCCGGTCGATGAGTCGGTGAGCCTGCTGGGGCAGACGGCGGTGCCGCTGGCGCTGTTCTGCGTGGGACTCGCGCTGCACCCGGCGATCGAGGGGATCCGCAGCGGAGGCGTGCCCAAACGCCTGATCACGTTGGGAACGATGGGCAAGATCCTGATCCTGCCGGTGCTGACCTGGCTGGCCGTGCTGCCCTTCTATGACCAGCTCGGACCGATCTGGGCCGGAACCCTGATCATCATCGCCGCCATGCCCTCCTCGACCACGGTCTACCTCTTCACCCAGCAGTACGAGGGGGACGGACGACTGGCCGCCTCGATCTTGGTGACCAGCACCCTGGCCTGCCTGCTCACGCTCCCGCTGCTGGCCGAGCTGCTGCTGTGATCTGCCCGGCGTCGATCTCATAGACGCTGTGCACATGGCGCAGGACCGCCGAGCGGTGCGCGATCATGATCACCGTGGCGCTGGTGGCCTCGGGCATCCGGCGCAGGATCTCGGCCTGGGTCAGCGGATCCTGGGCCGAGGTGATCTCGTCGAGGATCAGCACCGGGCTGGCACGCAGGTACCCGCGGGCCAGCGCCAGGCGTTGCGCCTGGCCACCGGAGAGACGCGCCCCCTCAGTTCCCAGCTCGGTGTCCAGGCCCTGGGGCATCGCCTCGATGTCGGTGTCCAGGCAGGCCCAGCGGCACGCGGCGAGCACCTGCTCATCGGTGGCTTCGGGGCTGCCCAGCAGCAGGTTCTCCCGGATGCTGCCGCTGATCATCACCGGGCGCTGCTCCACCACGGTGATCTGCTCGCGCAGCGTGGCCAGGGAGAGCTTTCGGACATCGGTCCCGCCGAGCCGGACCTGGCCCTCCTGCGGATCCCAGACCCGGGTGAGCAGCGCCGCCAGTGTGGACTTCCCTGATCCGCTGACCCCGACGACGGCAGCCACCTGACCCGGTTCGATGTGCAGATCCACACCCTCGAGCACCTCGCGTGAGGTGCCGGGGTAGCCGAACCTGACCCCCTGGAAGGACACCGAGGCCGCGCCGTCGGCTTCGGTGGTCACCGGGGCCGGGCGGGTCGGCTCACGGACCGCCGGGGAGCTCTCTTCGAGCTCGCGCAGGTTCGCCGCCGATGCCAGCGCCGCGGGCAGCGAGATGCCGAGCGCCTCGATGGCGGCAAGGGCCGGTGCGGTGCCGGGCACCAGGGCCAGCACCAGCAGCAGCTCGGTGTAGCCGAACACTGCCTCCTGGGCCTGGGGCAGCCCGAGCAGCAGCAGCACCAGCAGGGCGAGCACCTGCCAGCCCTGCCCGGCCGCCGCACGGAGTCCCTGCAGCACCGAGGCGCCCCGGGAGCCTGCCCCGATGTGTGCGCCGAGACGGTCCACGCGCTGGGCGCGCTGTTCCTGGGCGCCGAATATCGTGATCTCCGAACGGCCGCGCAGATCGTCGCTGATCTCCTGGGCCAACGCACCTCGCGCGCGGACCTGGGCGGTGCTGGTGGCGCGTCCGCCGCGGCGGCCGATGCCGATGAGCATGGCAGCAGCTGCCAGATAGATCACCAGCAGCGCCCCTCCGAGCCCCTGCCCGGTCAGGCTCCAGGTCAGCACGACGGCGGCGGCGGGGATCAGCACCGCTGTCACCACCGGAGCCAGGGTGTGCGCGAAGAAGACCTCCACCCGGTCCACGTCGCGTGTGGCCGCCGAGAGCAGTCGACCGCTTCCTCGGGAGGCGGTCACCGCCGGAGCCAGCGGGATCAGCTTCTCGTAGAGCCGGACCCGCAGCTGCTCCAGCAGCGCGAAGGCCGCGGTGTGCCCGGAGAGCTGCTCGGCGTAGCGGGTGAGCCCCTTGGCCGCGGCCAGCGCGATCATCACCGCGATGACGGTGCCCAGCGGGGGGATGTCCTGATCGTCGGCCAGGCGTCCGACCAGCCAGGCCGGGTAGAGAAGCAGCGCGGCGCCGCAGAGCAGGGTCAACGTGCGGGCAAAGGCGGAGAGCGCCAGCAGCCCCGCCGAGCCCTTGGCCAGTGTCAGCAGGTGGGCGATCATCGGTCTTCTCCTTCTCCTGCAGTGGCCTGCGCGTAATAGCCGGCCTGGGCGAGAAGCTCATCGGGAGAGCCCAGCGCCGCGGTCTCCCCGGCTTCGAGCACCAGCACCTTCTCGGCCCAGCGGGTGGTCGCGAGTCGATGCGCGATGATGATCAGCGTGTGGTCCCCGGCGAGGCTGCGCAGGGACTCATCGACCAGGCGTTCGGCCCGGCGATCCAGGTCAGCCGTGGGCTCGTCGAGGATCAGCAGCTTCGCGCCGGAGAGCAGCGCACGGGCGATCGCCAGGCGTCGGATCTGCCCCCCGGAGAGGGACCCGCCGTCCTCACCGACCTGGGTGTCCAGGCCGTCTGGCTTCGCGGCGATCTCCGCATCCAGGCGCGCTTGGGCGAGCACCTCCCAGAGCTGGTCCTCTGAGGCCTCCGGGCGGGCG from Nesterenkonia sandarakina encodes the following:
- a CDS encoding glycosyltransferase family 87 protein → MKLPGSRLLWLLLAATTLGAALSVVAVQWCRVNGWTDPDQHIHMCYSDFSLLFSQRGLAEGLFPFVDDVPADQVMEYPVLLVMVAGVLALLVPGEGITDERILAFYDLNHFAVVLCWLGVVLATAYSTAGNRRQDALMVALAPGIILSLSINWDMWAVFLGALALLLWGRSHPIWAGVLIGLGAAMKLYPLFFLGAILVLCLRSGRLRCFAATTLAAALTWLAVNLPFMILQFEQWSTFYRFSSERDVSFSSVWLFFTWLPLDGAGFSLLSNGLFLVCCLGVAYLGWAAPTRPRMAQLCFLIVASFLLLGKVYSPQFVMWLIPLLVLARPKVRGYLVWQAAEVFHWVSVWMMSAKITSGGEFAGGTELIDWAYHLGILAHMATLIYLMVQVVREILDPEKDILRSPAPAVQGPGQDDDVARSAHQPTEPARGPAPATAATAAPVLTDPVLTDPLGGVTGGHPDVFGLPGLGRKTSLRLRW
- a CDS encoding amino acid ABC transporter ATP-binding/permease protein, which gives rise to MIAHLLTLAKGSAGLLALSAFARTLTLLCGAALLLYPAWLVGRLADDQDIPPLGTVIAVMIALAAAKGLTRYAEQLSGHTAAFALLEQLRVRLYEKLIPLAPAVTASRGSGRLLSAATRDVDRVEVFFAHTLAPVVTAVLIPAAAVVLTWSLTGQGLGGALLVIYLAAAAMLIGIGRRGGRATSTAQVRARGALAQEISDDLRGRSEITIFGAQEQRAQRVDRLGAHIGAGSRGASVLQGLRAAAGQGWQVLALLVLLLLGLPQAQEAVFGYTELLLVLALVPGTAPALAAIEALGISLPAALASAANLRELEESSPAVREPTRPAPVTTEADGAASVSFQGVRFGYPGTSREVLEGVDLHIEPGQVAAVVGVSGSGKSTLAALLTRVWDPQEGQVRLGGTDVRKLSLATLREQITVVEQRPVMISGSIRENLLLGSPEATDEQVLAACRWACLDTDIEAMPQGLDTELGTEGARLSGGQAQRLALARGYLRASPVLILDEITSAQDPLTQAEILRRMPEATSATVIMIAHRSAVLRHVHSVYEIDAGQITAAARPAAGA
- a CDS encoding AEC family transporter, yielding MVAMLAVIGPMFLVIGVGFAAGFIPRFRSGQDHLNGFLFYFALPTFIYTAMVTAPPTAGFPVLAVLIVAVVTPLVSIALYYASSLFGARGREGAAATSLAGSFGNVGYFGIPVSISVLGPEAGLAAGIVHMLHNLIYLNGYPLVRTVVTARAERRSAEDHRSAAGSAPETPERIGGLSGVWHLLRTQIGPILKRALLLNPVFIAMALALLVVFSPLRLPAPVDESVSLLGQTAVPLALFCVGLALHPAIEGIRSGGVPKRLITLGTMGKILILPVLTWLAVLPFYDQLGPIWAGTLIIIAAMPSSTTVYLFTQQYEGDGRLAASILVTSTLACLLTLPLLAELLL
- the mptB gene encoding polyprenol phosphomannose-dependent alpha 1,6 mannosyltransferase MptB; its protein translation is MRANPVSRNALRARSFLGQWPPTAWLIGGEEAAASHTARQGLLASIMIMLGSWGVGWLAMTPQSLLALNPVLLPLRTTTAGVITCTVLLVLGALLLLRSWLRLSQRVGSWSARTTPLMRRTLLMWATPLMFTLPIFSRDVYSYLAQGRVLHAGLNPYEHGVSELPGWFMEGADGLWAESPSPYGPLFLVLAQLVWFLSGGIPEVAIAMFRALSLLGIALMLYCIPRLAKAFGSEPSWALWVCLLNPLTLLVFIPAAHNDALMIGLMLAGTLAGLRRKRLLCIVFLVAAIAVKPIAMVVLPFILLLPLRDTAALRDRFREWAIGGTAAAVLLIAGGAALGIGLGWIASALGAGAAVLQAAPVGLLGIGIGAAAEALTGVEAARVTQIIYTLARAAAGGVLAWMLLRRAVGNPVLWAGYGLTLVVLTSSIIQPWYLLWLLPFYAVVHVYRGRVLVLVTTVFTVMVLLSMVGQLSVAQWIDAAAIHTIAITVVTLYLIYVVFLDPNTTDFFDMRRRSQRWNAQHGWQRLRGLTPPRTSWAAEDIYEKDTP